From a region of the Methanoculleus receptaculi genome:
- a CDS encoding hemolysin family protein has product MVVIDLLAVEIVLFIVCLLLSGFFSSSEVALISITRAKVRALLNQGRKGAEALDKLKRSTDSLLITILIGNNVVNVAAASLATAIAIGLYGDLGIGIATGVTVILMLIFGEIGPKMYASRHTEKLALAVARPILFLSRLISPILWVSERIQRHLSSSTSTTEPVVTEEEIKEWIDVGEEEGTIEEEERDMLYSVLRFGDTTVREVMTPRVDVVMIEDTATIENALSIFNETGFSRLPVYHGHIDNVVGLLNVKDVFSAVFRQQAGATIRDLMYEPYFVPESKKIDDLLKELQMKKQHMAVVLDEYGSFAGIVTVEDMLEELVGEIMDEFDEEEPEIQQIEEGVYLVDARAWVEHINEDLNLNLPLMDTYESIGGLVIERLGHIPRRGEVVRIEESSVTLVVMQMRGRRIVKVKLIIEPRAVREGGGEEPKG; this is encoded by the coding sequence ATGGTAGTAATAGACCTTCTGGCTGTAGAGATAGTTTTATTCATCGTTTGTCTGCTTCTTTCAGGCTTCTTCTCAAGTTCAGAAGTCGCTCTCATATCGATAACACGGGCAAAGGTACGCGCCCTCTTAAACCAGGGGCGAAAGGGAGCGGAAGCGCTTGATAAACTGAAACGCTCGACAGATTCCCTGCTGATCACCATCCTGATAGGGAATAATGTGGTCAACGTGGCCGCTGCATCGCTTGCGACCGCGATCGCCATAGGACTCTATGGTGATCTGGGTATTGGGATAGCAACCGGTGTTACCGTCATCCTGATGCTGATCTTCGGTGAGATCGGGCCGAAGATGTATGCTTCCAGGCACACCGAGAAGCTGGCGCTCGCTGTCGCCAGGCCGATCCTGTTTCTCTCGCGGCTGATCTCTCCTATCCTCTGGGTCTCGGAGCGCATCCAGCGGCATCTTTCATCCAGCACCTCGACGACCGAACCGGTCGTTACAGAGGAGGAGATCAAGGAGTGGATCGATGTAGGTGAAGAGGAGGGCACAATAGAGGAGGAGGAGCGGGATATGCTCTATTCCGTTCTACGGTTTGGTGATACCACGGTTCGCGAGGTGATGACGCCCCGTGTGGATGTAGTCATGATCGAGGATACGGCGACCATCGAGAACGCCCTCTCCATATTCAACGAGACCGGTTTCTCCAGGCTCCCAGTCTACCACGGGCATATCGACAACGTAGTCGGGCTCTTAAATGTAAAGGACGTCTTCTCTGCGGTCTTTCGGCAGCAGGCGGGAGCGACGATCAGAGACCTGATGTACGAACCGTACTTCGTCCCGGAGAGCAAGAAGATCGATGACCTCTTAAAAGAACTCCAGATGAAGAAACAGCACATGGCGGTTGTCCTCGACGAGTACGGCTCGTTTGCCGGGATAGTGACGGTTGAGGACATGCTCGAGGAGTTAGTCGGTGAGATCATGGACGAGTTCGATGAGGAGGAGCCCGAGATCCAGCAGATCGAGGAAGGTGTATACCTGGTTGACGCGCGGGCATGGGTGGAGCACATAAACGAGGATCTGAATCTTAACCTTCCGCTGATGGATACCTACGAGAGCATAGGTGGGCTGGTCATCGAAAGACTGGGGCACATCCCACGCCGCGGCGAGGTGGTCAGGATCGAGGAGAGCAGCGTCACCTTGGTGGTGATGCAGATGCGCGGCCGGCGGATAGTCAAGGTGAAGTTGATCATCGAACCTCGAGCGGTCAGGGAAGGCGGCGGTGAAGAGCCCAAAGGATGA
- a CDS encoding sugar phosphate isomerase/epimerase family protein, with amino-acid sequence MFFHEYPCDQIFDYIAESGFDSLEFWVETPHFWVRGCPEEELSDCIAGHPELSPITVHAPSLDLNPCSINPRVAAISVEYAIEAIRMAERIGAALVTVHPGRRTAKREPSAPDYTRFEAYVAGLREAAEETGVKVAIENMEPRINTLLATAEDTSEVLEREPWLWLTFDMGHAMMNSPAEVGRFIDLCIERMANIHVSALGGNGRPHHPIHDDPAALRVLSDLAERGYGGWLTLEVDDMIFPGALSAEEKVVLLSRELAALREVFS; translated from the coding sequence ATGTTCTTTCACGAGTACCCATGCGACCAGATCTTCGATTACATCGCGGAGTCCGGTTTTGATTCTCTTGAGTTCTGGGTTGAGACACCGCACTTCTGGGTTCGCGGCTGCCCTGAAGAAGAACTTTCAGATTGTATCGCCGGGCACCCTGAACTCTCACCCATCACCGTCCATGCCCCCTCGTTGGACTTAAACCCCTGCTCCATCAACCCGCGGGTCGCCGCGATCTCGGTCGAATACGCAATCGAGGCGATCCGGATGGCAGAGAGGATCGGCGCGGCTCTGGTCACCGTCCATCCCGGGAGACGAACGGCGAAACGAGAGCCGAGCGCCCCCGACTACACACGGTTTGAGGCGTACGTTGCCGGGCTCAGGGAGGCAGCGGAGGAGACAGGGGTGAAGGTGGCGATTGAGAATATGGAGCCGCGAATAAACACACTGCTCGCAACGGCAGAGGATACCTCCGAGGTGCTCGAACGGGAGCCATGGCTCTGGCTCACGTTTGATATGGGGCATGCCATGATGAACTCCCCGGCGGAGGTTGGCCGGTTTATTGATCTCTGCATTGAGCGGATGGCAAACATTCACGTCAGTGCTCTTGGAGGGAACGGCCGGCCGCACCACCCAATCCATGACGATCCGGCGGCGCTGCGGGTGCTTTCAGACCTTGCCGAACGCGGGTATGGGGGCTGGCTCACCCTTGAGGTGGATGATATGATCTTTCCGGGAGCACTTTCAGCCGAAGAGAAGGTTGTACTCCTTTCGCGGGAATTGGCGGCTTTGAGAGAGGTGTTCTCCTGA
- the xseA gene encoding exodeoxyribonuclease VII large subunit, with amino-acid sequence MMPGSHATSPERFGSPILRVSEVSGLICDLLDDPRLHQIWVRGEVTNYRNHTSGHRYFSLSEQGAGRTAVINCVMWRSVASTLSFTPKDGMDVLAWGSVEVYEPHGRYQFIVREMIPAGAGERHLMVERWKRELEAEGLFDPGRKRPLPVFPRRVGVVTSSSGAALKDILSVISRRYPVEVVVSPTTVQGEGAHTEIAEAIRRVDGLVDVIIVGRGGGSFEDLFPFNHPDVVRAVAACRTPVISAVGHEVDTALCDFAADLRAPTPSAAAERAVPERQEVLRELLGYEERMLSLVQHRLAAAQNDVDDLRERMHPRRLARRVHERMQRLAEMEERLERAAFGRLQRERTVLAELHTRLDAQNPLSVLERGYSIIEADGRVVRSARDLRPGARVALRMKDGRANAVVEEITYDRDF; translated from the coding sequence ATGATGCCGGGCAGTCATGCCACCAGTCCGGAACGGTTCGGCAGCCCGATCCTCCGGGTTTCAGAGGTTTCCGGGCTTATCTGCGACCTCCTTGACGATCCACGGCTGCACCAGATCTGGGTGCGGGGGGAAGTGACCAACTACCGCAACCACACCTCCGGCCATCGCTACTTCTCACTCTCCGAACAGGGCGCCGGGAGGACTGCAGTGATCAACTGCGTCATGTGGCGCAGCGTTGCATCGACGCTCTCCTTCACCCCGAAAGATGGTATGGACGTCCTTGCCTGGGGGTCTGTGGAGGTCTATGAACCGCACGGCAGGTACCAGTTTATCGTCCGGGAGATGATCCCTGCGGGGGCTGGCGAGCGTCATCTCATGGTCGAGCGCTGGAAACGTGAACTCGAAGCCGAAGGGCTATTTGACCCCGGACGGAAGCGCCCCCTTCCGGTCTTTCCCCGACGGGTCGGCGTGGTAACATCGAGCAGCGGCGCGGCGTTGAAGGACATACTCTCCGTCATATCAAGGCGCTACCCGGTCGAGGTGGTCGTCTCCCCGACGACCGTTCAGGGGGAGGGGGCGCACACAGAGATCGCGGAGGCGATCCGGCGGGTCGACGGTCTTGTGGACGTAATAATCGTTGGCCGCGGCGGCGGGAGTTTTGAGGATCTCTTCCCATTCAACCACCCGGATGTTGTGCGGGCGGTTGCCGCATGCAGGACACCCGTGATCAGCGCCGTCGGGCACGAGGTGGATACCGCCCTCTGTGATTTTGCTGCCGACCTCCGGGCGCCGACACCCTCGGCGGCGGCAGAACGGGCGGTGCCCGAGCGGCAGGAGGTGCTCCGTGAACTCCTTGGATACGAGGAACGTATGCTCTCTCTTGTGCAGCACCGCCTGGCCGCCGCACAGAACGATGTTGACGACCTGCGGGAGCGGATGCACCCACGACGGCTCGCGCGGCGGGTTCACGAACGTATGCAGCGTCTTGCCGAGATGGAGGAGCGCCTTGAGCGGGCGGCGTTCGGGCGGCTGCAGCGTGAACGCACCGTTCTTGCGGAACTCCACACGAGGCTTGATGCTCAGAACCCGCTTTCAGTGCTCGAGCGCGGTTACTCCATCATAGAAGCGGATGGCAGGGTCGTGCGGAGTGCACGCGATCTCCGGCCGGGCGCGCGGGTTGCGCTCCGGATGAAGGATGGCAGGGCGAACGCTGTTGTTGAGGAAATAACGTATGACAGAGACTTTTGA
- the xseB gene encoding exodeoxyribonuclease VII small subunit: MTETFEEMLEELRDIIRKLEDGDTSLEESIAIYERGALLVKRCEDLLAAAEMKLTELGRDR, translated from the coding sequence ATGACAGAGACTTTTGAAGAGATGCTTGAGGAACTCCGGGATATCATCCGTAAACTCGAGGACGGTGATACAAGCCTCGAGGAGAGCATCGCCATATACGAGCGCGGGGCGCTCCTTGTTAAGCGGTGCGAGGATCTCCTTGCCGCAGCCGAGATGAAACTAACAGAACTCGGGCGAGACCGCTGA
- a CDS encoding DUF371 domain-containing protein, which translates to MKARDTVRARGDPLVRATHPTTFEVTKDMRLTGAGDCIIGVAADKGAADLDPDLRALLRDDRAVLTTRLAAGGKTVIVRSRGSSAFSLDHPTDLVWRRSDFISDRTVGIRSDRVAATLPREFVAALQRGEELVVELEAEIPGEGN; encoded by the coding sequence ATGAAGGCAAGAGATACGGTGCGTGCCCGTGGAGATCCGCTGGTAAGGGCAACCCACCCGACAACGTTCGAGGTGACGAAGGATATGAGACTGACGGGGGCCGGCGACTGCATCATCGGCGTGGCCGCCGATAAGGGGGCCGCCGACCTTGACCCCGACCTCCGGGCGCTGCTCCGGGACGATCGGGCGGTGCTGACGACCCGGCTTGCGGCAGGGGGCAAGACGGTCATCGTCCGCTCAAGAGGCAGTTCAGCGTTCAGTCTCGATCACCCCACCGATCTCGTCTGGCGGCGGAGCGACTTCATCTCCGACCGGACAGTTGGCATCCGCTCGGACCGGGTTGCAGCGACCCTCCCCAGGGAGTTCGTGGCGGCGCTCCAGCGGGGGGAGGAACTGGTGGTAGAACTCGAGGCGGAGATACCCGGCGAGGGCAACTGA
- a CDS encoding HVO_0476 family zinc finger protein: MISIVCPVCKEEYEHQILRETTDLVVQCCECGHVHRVEKPAEPATITIKTIVSHETESKVCSLEMFEDETVSLGDPLAAECGDEAFGIEVTGIEVGAKRVQRATARDVTCLWTRKIDQVVVRASIHTGRTTIPLYQTMDGEDELVVGETRSFAGRRIRISHIKLRDGPLMRKEGWKTVARRVKRVYGYLDGHSRFNDTAAPGGRGER; the protein is encoded by the coding sequence ATGATCAGCATCGTCTGCCCTGTTTGCAAGGAAGAGTACGAGCACCAGATTCTCCGGGAGACCACAGATCTGGTTGTGCAGTGCTGCGAATGCGGCCATGTACACCGGGTGGAGAAACCCGCCGAACCCGCGACCATCACCATCAAGACGATCGTTAGCCATGAGACCGAATCGAAGGTCTGCAGTCTCGAGATGTTCGAGGACGAGACCGTCTCCCTCGGTGACCCGCTCGCGGCGGAGTGCGGTGACGAGGCATTCGGGATCGAGGTCACCGGTATAGAGGTTGGAGCAAAGCGGGTTCAGCGGGCAACGGCCAGGGATGTGACCTGCCTCTGGACGAGGAAGATCGACCAGGTCGTTGTGAGGGCGTCGATACACACCGGGCGAACGACCATCCCGCTCTACCAGACAATGGATGGCGAGGATGAACTTGTCGTCGGGGAGACCCGCTCTTTTGCGGGCAGACGTATCCGTATATCCCATATCAAACTCCGTGACGGCCCCCTGATGCGAAAAGAGGGCTGGAAGACCGTGGCCAGACGGGTAAAACGGGTCTACGGCTACCTGGACGGGCATTCCAGGTTCAATGACACCGCAGCTCCCGGAGGGAGAGGCGAAAGGTAA
- the tnpC gene encoding IS66 family transposase: MERDDILALIQNDPEAIVTIIQRLEELVKQQQARIAELERRLNMNSQNSSRPPSTDGFKRPQKERKKTGKRPGGQKGHEGRTIEWCETPDIIQTHRADVCEECGASLALVPASSVQKRQVHDIPPLQVVVTEHHAETVVCPHCGRIHEGSFPEEVPAYLQYGYNIRALMVYFCIYQLLPYERSAEIFTDIFGCSPVKATLMQSVSACAANLDGFEEEVKHLLQGAPVLHADETGFRVNGKREWLHTASTDLLTLYGHHPKRGSAAMDAIGVLPAFKGIMVHDCWSPYFGYACEHAVCNAHILRDLKGISENTGQRWSDEMHDLLLEIYAAVDGAPESAGSLTPVEIEEFQRRFDLILENGKAENPSSPLPVQGGRRSRKRRTPAENLIDRCQRYRVEILRFMTDFRVPFTNNLAERDIRMVKVQQKISGTFRSVEGASNFCRVRGYISTVRKNGGSVITAIRKAFEGEPFMPTAAYRYT; the protein is encoded by the coding sequence ATGGAACGTGACGATATTCTTGCACTGATACAGAACGACCCTGAAGCGATCGTCACGATCATCCAGCGTCTGGAAGAGTTGGTGAAGCAACAGCAGGCCCGGATCGCTGAACTCGAACGACGTCTCAACATGAACAGTCAAAACAGCAGTCGTCCCCCATCCACCGATGGCTTCAAACGGCCTCAGAAAGAGCGTAAAAAGACCGGGAAACGTCCGGGTGGTCAGAAAGGACATGAAGGTCGGACGATTGAATGGTGTGAGACTCCAGACATCATCCAGACACACCGCGCAGATGTCTGTGAAGAATGTGGTGCATCCCTTGCTCTCGTCCCGGCATCCTCTGTTCAGAAGAGACAGGTTCATGACATTCCCCCCCTCCAGGTAGTTGTTACCGAACATCACGCTGAAACGGTCGTCTGCCCACACTGTGGTCGGATACATGAAGGGTCATTCCCCGAGGAGGTTCCGGCTTACCTCCAATACGGCTACAATATCCGGGCGTTGATGGTTTATTTCTGCATCTACCAGTTGCTTCCGTATGAACGTTCAGCGGAGATCTTCACGGACATCTTTGGGTGTTCCCCGGTCAAGGCAACCCTGATGCAGTCCGTTTCAGCCTGTGCAGCAAACCTTGACGGTTTTGAAGAAGAGGTGAAACACCTTCTGCAGGGAGCACCTGTTCTGCATGCTGATGAAACCGGATTCCGGGTGAACGGCAAACGAGAATGGCTGCATACAGCCAGTACGGATCTCCTCACGCTTTATGGTCATCATCCGAAAAGAGGATCGGCAGCGATGGATGCGATCGGTGTACTTCCCGCGTTCAAGGGGATCATGGTCCATGATTGCTGGTCGCCATACTTCGGGTATGCATGCGAGCATGCGGTCTGTAATGCCCATATCCTCCGCGATCTCAAAGGGATATCGGAGAATACCGGCCAGCGTTGGTCTGATGAGATGCATGATCTCCTTCTTGAGATCTACGCCGCTGTTGATGGAGCCCCGGAATCAGCGGGTTCTCTCACACCTGTTGAGATCGAGGAGTTTCAAAGACGATTTGATCTGATCCTCGAGAACGGGAAGGCAGAGAACCCCTCCTCTCCTCTGCCGGTTCAAGGAGGGAGACGCAGTCGGAAGAGACGAACTCCTGCTGAGAACCTCATTGACCGGTGTCAGAGATATCGTGTAGAGATCCTCCGGTTCATGACCGATTTCAGGGTGCCCTTTACGAACAACCTTGCAGAGCGCGATATCAGGATGGTGAAGGTTCAGCAGAAGATCTCAGGGACGTTCAGAAGTGTGGAGGGGGCATCTAACTTCTGCAGAGTTCGGGGGTATATCTCAACGGTGAGGAAGAATGGAGGGTCGGTCATCACGGCCATCAGGAAGGCATTCGAGGGAGAACCCTTCATGCCAACTGCGGCTTACAGGTATACCTGA
- a CDS encoding thioredoxin family protein, translating to MAVRVICFYQEGCMGCEEQTPILREVEKELGIEIEEIDAVRNPEYIRTYKLRVTPTILVIEDDVVRERMEGLVHREELEAAIRRHMPELAPE from the coding sequence ATGGCGGTAAGGGTGATATGCTTCTACCAGGAAGGGTGCATGGGCTGCGAGGAGCAGACTCCTATACTTCGCGAGGTGGAGAAGGAGCTCGGGATCGAGATAGAGGAGATCGATGCTGTGAGGAACCCGGAGTACATCAGGACATATAAACTCCGGGTAACCCCGACAATCCTGGTCATCGAGGACGATGTGGTCCGGGAACGGATGGAGGGGCTAGTCCACCGTGAGGAACTCGAGGCCGCGATCCGGCGTCACATGCCGGAGCTTGCACCAGAGTGA
- a CDS encoding Hsp20/alpha crystallin family protein: MARIERAPYYRSIWQEFDDLMAEMENRFQSLLGGIGLGGEEARGRALPAARDLRVDIRDHEDEVIIVADLPGVEKENVSVRLIDPRHLEITSRRTDETEEESQDFFVRERIYGQMSRTVPLPAEVTEDGARASFKNGVLEVRLKKVARETGTSIPVD; encoded by the coding sequence ATGGCAAGAATCGAGCGTGCACCTTACTACAGGTCGATCTGGCAGGAGTTTGACGATCTCATGGCCGAGATGGAGAACAGGTTCCAGTCGCTGCTGGGTGGGATCGGCCTTGGCGGTGAGGAGGCTAGAGGGCGTGCCCTGCCGGCGGCCCGCGATCTCCGCGTAGACATCAGGGACCATGAAGACGAGGTTATTATCGTCGCCGATCTGCCAGGTGTCGAGAAAGAAAACGTAAGTGTCCGTCTGATCGATCCGCGGCACCTGGAGATCACCAGCCGGCGGACGGATGAAACCGAGGAGGAGAGCCAGGACTTCTTCGTCCGGGAGCGCATTTACGGCCAGATGAGCCGGACGGTGCCGCTTCCTGCCGAGGTGACAGAGGATGGAGCCAGAGCGTCGTTCAAGAACGGCGTCCTTGAGGTCCGGTTGAAGAAAGTGGCGCGGGAGACCGGGACGTCAATCCCTGTCGATTGA
- a CDS encoding CBS domain-containing ParB/RepB/Spo0J family partition protein — MDKKKVKDYMTYDVVTVEAQGTVKDVIDTIKKTHHDGFPVVENSNRVVGYVSARDILFAHPSTPLEQVMSRHLIVADPEMSVNDAARVIFRSGIQKLPVLNEKNELIGIISNADVIRSQIEHVSPEKVFKLMETLKKLYGIEPILRRGSVPVDELLPTQSKIYEDELEGRIYEIKKGLAEPLIVVRRPGRWILVDGHHRAIAAKRLGIKNLDAYIIEIRDNIELGMERTARALNLNSLDDIKVLDYARHPLVALTHRQVGHG, encoded by the coding sequence ATGGACAAAAAGAAGGTCAAGGATTACATGACCTACGATGTCGTCACCGTCGAGGCTCAAGGGACGGTCAAAGACGTCATTGATACAATAAAAAAGACGCATCATGATGGTTTTCCGGTCGTGGAGAACTCAAACAGGGTTGTAGGCTACGTCTCGGCGCGGGACATCCTCTTTGCTCATCCCTCAACGCCGCTCGAGCAGGTGATGTCCCGCCACCTCATAGTCGCTGACCCGGAGATGAGCGTGAATGATGCTGCCCGGGTCATCTTTCGCTCCGGCATCCAGAAACTGCCGGTCCTCAACGAAAAGAACGAACTCATCGGGATCATATCGAACGCAGACGTTATCCGATCCCAGATCGAGCACGTATCACCGGAGAAAGTCTTCAAACTCATGGAGACTCTCAAGAAACTCTACGGGATTGAACCGATACTGAGGCGCGGTTCGGTCCCGGTCGACGAACTGCTGCCGACGCAGTCAAAGATCTACGAGGATGAACTCGAAGGGAGGATCTACGAGATCAAGAAGGGGCTTGCCGAACCGCTGATCGTCGTCCGGCGGCCGGGCCGCTGGATCCTTGTCGACGGGCACCACCGGGCAATAGCAGCGAAAAGGCTCGGCATCAAGAACCTGGATGCCTACATCATTGAGATCCGGGATAACATTGAACTCGGGATGGAGAGGACGGCCAGGGCGCTCAACCTCAACTCGCTCGACGACATCAAGGTGCTCGATTACGCCCGCCATCCGCTTGTCGCGCTGACCCACCGGCAGGTTGGGCACGGGTGA
- a CDS encoding transposase encodes MSTYLGRLTKEAGLIPKGSRGSRHLHSFRTVREYGNAALMTEEFTDLLPVLQDAFPDYWQELVVLTFTRVTGYTPLSRVADAWEKLDNILDIKPDCDPRTLSRVLTAVGGDRTAQQMVFQHLSSRAQHLVYDLSFVFSCSDTVNLAEFGYNADDIWLPQVNIALFSATDTGLPVMIRGLPGSVLDVATLVRSLAEIDAPDATLVLDRGFVSEANENLLRESGLQFVLPQRRNSTRYETRIHLTDHFFYHKRLIHAGKREVDGVTLYLYEDVDLVAEEEKTLYRLLEEGVIDRETLNKRLKRAGRILIVSSLAAEPREVYDLYKSRSLVEEHNACVQEFNPGG; translated from the coding sequence GTGAGCACGTATCTTGGCCGTCTCACAAAAGAAGCTGGTCTCATCCCGAAAGGATCGCGTGGTAGCCGTCACCTCCATTCTTTCAGGACGGTCAGGGAGTATGGGAACGCCGCCCTCATGACAGAGGAGTTCACTGACCTGTTACCGGTTCTCCAGGACGCTTTCCCGGACTACTGGCAGGAACTCGTTGTACTGACATTCACCCGGGTCACCGGTTACACACCGCTCTCGCGGGTTGCGGATGCCTGGGAGAAACTCGACAACATCCTTGATATCAAACCTGACTGTGACCCAAGAACGCTCTCCCGGGTACTAACAGCGGTCGGCGGTGACCGCACCGCTCAACAGATGGTCTTCCAGCATCTCTCCTCACGTGCACAGCACCTCGTCTATGACCTCTCATTTGTCTTCTCCTGCTCCGATACCGTGAACCTGGCCGAGTTCGGCTACAACGCCGATGATATCTGGCTCCCGCAGGTCAACATCGCGCTCTTCAGCGCGACCGATACAGGACTTCCTGTGATGATCCGGGGCCTGCCAGGCTCGGTCCTGGATGTCGCCACGCTTGTCCGGTCCCTCGCCGAGATCGATGCCCCTGACGCGACCCTCGTTCTCGATAGGGGTTTCGTCTCGGAGGCAAACGAGAACCTGCTGCGAGAGTCAGGACTCCAGTTCGTCCTCCCCCAGCGCCGCAACAGCACCCGGTATGAGACCCGGATCCACCTCACCGACCACTTCTTCTACCACAAACGGCTGATCCATGCGGGGAAACGTGAGGTGGACGGGGTGACGCTCTACCTCTATGAGGATGTCGATCTGGTGGCGGAGGAGGAGAAGACGCTCTACCGGTTGCTGGAAGAGGGGGTGATCGACCGAGAGACGCTGAATAAGCGACTGAAGCGCGCCGGCCGGATCCTGATCGTCTCCTCCCTCGCGGCAGAACCCCGGGAGGTCTACGACCTCTACAAGTCCAGAAGCCTGGTGGAAGAACATAATGCTTGTGTTCAAGAGTTTAATCCAGGCGGATAA
- a CDS encoding IS1634 family transposase: protein MIVRSILDKIGFVELVNETVSWDPNQCSISPGNRALALVLLPFLSTKQRVALVHVSQQLENIDTELIFGSAIPATSFTDDCLGRFLDKFADACPANFFQQLSLRAYATYDIPQSLMLHSDVTSHEVCGEYELDDTPDAHGPTVCFGLNKTGRRDRRIFQTGVVSDGNGLIRYCRTMDGNHADSVWNMEALTVLQEIFGEEFRNHTYIADSKLLNRPNLEVLNRQGSKVRFISHIPANFAGKIADKYRSIARERNQWVDLGQCCTEEETPDKRAIYRSQRFEVDIYGLPYTLVVYETSAADERVKSQIKTDTTDLETLIKDKKFKKPFACEPDALRAIEELNEQSRKLLVQPVIEIESELKQRWPRGRRGEETKPLEEWSVYHVRVKEIRVHEERVKRFRDKKETFALLTNHAESDMDDRAVLRHYKQQHIVENIFRTMKWSVMADRIYLNNPKRIDAMMTILYVSYLVMGILQMIARMNIRNLPEPPRIYIDNKPLKSPTAAFLIQSLGSFDILTEDENRQITGVTEQNRYRLSVLLYLIGMGSEEGVS, encoded by the coding sequence TTGATTGTTCGGTCAATACTCGACAAAATCGGGTTTGTTGAACTGGTAAACGAAACGGTATCCTGGGATCCAAATCAGTGTTCGATCAGCCCGGGAAACAGAGCACTCGCCCTTGTTCTGCTGCCTTTTCTCTCCACAAAGCAGCGGGTTGCACTGGTTCATGTGAGCCAGCAACTCGAAAATATCGATACAGAACTGATCTTTGGTTCAGCCATACCTGCCACATCGTTCACTGACGATTGTCTCGGAAGGTTCCTTGACAAGTTCGCAGATGCCTGTCCCGCCAACTTCTTTCAACAGCTCTCTCTCCGGGCCTATGCCACCTACGACATCCCACAATCACTCATGCTCCATAGTGACGTAACCTCACATGAGGTCTGTGGCGAGTATGAGCTCGATGACACACCAGATGCTCATGGTCCAACTGTCTGTTTTGGTCTCAACAAAACCGGTCGAAGAGATCGCAGGATCTTTCAGACAGGGGTTGTCTCAGATGGCAATGGACTGATCCGGTATTGCAGAACCATGGATGGGAATCATGCAGATTCCGTCTGGAATATGGAAGCGCTCACCGTTCTTCAGGAGATCTTCGGGGAAGAGTTCAGAAACCATACCTATATTGCTGACTCCAAACTTCTTAATCGCCCTAACCTGGAGGTTTTAAATCGGCAGGGTTCAAAAGTGCGATTTATATCGCATATTCCAGCGAATTTCGCCGGAAAAATTGCCGATAAATACAGATCGATCGCTCGTGAGCGGAATCAATGGGTTGACCTTGGTCAATGTTGCACCGAGGAAGAGACGCCCGACAAACGGGCAATCTACCGTTCACAGCGATTTGAGGTTGATATCTATGGATTGCCCTATACACTTGTCGTCTATGAAACATCGGCAGCAGATGAGCGGGTGAAGAGCCAGATCAAGACGGATACAACTGATTTGGAGACACTGATCAAGGATAAGAAATTCAAAAAACCATTTGCCTGTGAACCTGATGCACTGAGGGCAATTGAAGAACTGAACGAACAGTCCCGGAAACTGCTTGTCCAACCGGTGATCGAGATTGAATCCGAACTAAAACAACGATGGCCACGGGGGCGGAGGGGAGAGGAGACGAAACCTCTTGAAGAGTGGTCGGTCTACCATGTCCGGGTGAAGGAGATCCGTGTGCACGAGGAACGGGTGAAAAGGTTCAGGGATAAGAAAGAGACATTCGCTCTCCTGACAAACCATGCCGAGTCGGATATGGATGACAGAGCCGTGCTCCGGCATTACAAACAACAGCACATTGTCGAGAATATTTTCCGAACAATGAAATGGTCGGTTATGGCAGACCGGATCTATCTGAATAATCCAAAGCGGATCGATGCCATGATGACGATACTGTATGTTTCGTATCTTGTGATGGGGATTCTGCAGATGATTGCACGGATGAATATCAGGAACCTGCCGGAACCACCCAGGATCTACATCGATAATAAACCCCTGAAATCTCC